The following nucleotide sequence is from Anopheles stephensi strain Indian chromosome 3, UCI_ANSTEP_V1.0, whole genome shotgun sequence.
tcccccccccccacccctccccccttcccccGTAAAATCGACAACCTCTATGGAACAGTTAGTATATGCGACTACGTCCGTATATTATCGTGTTTTATCGATGCATgaaagtggtggtggtggtggtggtggtggtaagcAGTGGAATGAAAATCAGGAATTGCCGtcttaattgttttaaaatagtaTATTATAAATTTCACAACAAAAACCGACACATATTAAGAATAAGGATAATAAACGTTACTGTAACAGATGATGAATGGGTGTGCTGAACGGAATGAAATGTTTACCAGCGTGTACATGTGCAGCTATTTACACTCCGACAAAACACACCTGTGGCACAGATTAATCTTTCTGTTAGGGGAAAGAGAAAGCGCGCGGTTCAGAATGCTGGAGGTATGTAGAGGGCTAATTTTCTTATAGTATATACATTAACTATAAATATGCATAAATCGATAGACAATGGCATACGGGAGGGGCGGGGGGGataggaggggggggggggggtgaagtCTGTTTGTGCACGACGCTGCCGCCTATCTACCTACATTACTAACACTCGAACACCGTGTTGCAATGTGTGCGAGAGAACATATGGATAGTTATGGTCTTTGTTTTCgccatttattttcttcatttaAGAAATTGTGTTGTGCATCCTTCGCGCAATTGAATTGGCACATACCCTGAGGAGTGCAGGGAATGCAGGAAGCTAATGATTAACGGTAACGTATATTATTTGCACATTCACTTCAAGTGGAGGTTTTCTTTCATTTGCTGATATTGTTGCGGCTTTTGATCGTGCCCGCTGAATCtgtggcaaacaaaaacggtagCACAGTTATTGTTGGTTCTATGGTGGCGAACTTGATGTTCGCCAGTAACTGTTCTGTGAACACCGACAGCACCGATTTGAATATCGTTGTAAAAGTTCAATCTAGCACTGCACACAAGCTATCCAGACCGAATAAATCGAATTCCGGCGCCTAACATCTTAGtttggggaagaaaaacaaaaaaacattggcgAACATCCATGGACCTGCATAAATTGTGCATCTCATTAGAAAGGAAACGCGTTCCGATACACGAATATGTAGATTGTAAATAGTTTTTTAACACATCAAAGAGTAAAGCAAACACTGAATTAGAGCGTTCGAAAGGAAGCGATGAAATAATAGTGTGCAGGAATGAAATGATCAGTAATTTATTTGTATACACTCTAGAATACCCGAAACCATCGctcacaccagcagcagtatgtACGTTGAGAATAAAACCAAGTGTATATAAATATATGCAAATATGGATTGGGTACTTCAGGAGATAACGCCATAGAAAGCAAtagaaagcaacaacaaccctGTGCTGTACATCCTAAGGAGTGGTTCTGGGTTGAGTTACAATTTCAAGCGAAACGTGCACATACCAATCATAGGGTGGAATTTTAATGGAAGAGCCAATTCGACGTGTGTCGCTTTGTCATGCTCTGtgttttttgctcctttttccTGGATTGATCAAGCTACACGATGAGCAATCACGTTTGGAAATGTGCGAATAACGACAGTGAGGAATGTTGCGATTTCAATAAATCAACATCCTTTATCAATCGCGCGTCCTAACGAACTttatgtttgagaatgccacagTAGCCTAATAAGCCGGGCGGTAATAAGCTGCGCCTTCCTTCCCTTCGATATCCGGCGTGGGAGCGTCAAATGGAGGATCATGCTCCTCAAACTCCAATGCACGAGCGGCAAATGCAGGTGCGACGAAACAGCAGTAATGCAAACTTGGTACGTGGTGTGGATAAATGAAAAGGaagcgacaacaacaacaaaaaatctaccATTTGTTCCCCTTACGCTGTGCGTTTCACTAAAGATAAGCACATTGTGCAGTATCCAATCAAGAAGCATGAATGCATCTGAACTTGAGTTGGATAAAATGTGGGTCCTCCTCTTTTTGAAGGTGGTGCGGTTTCGTGACGTTTTTGGTTAGAACAGTTAGAAACAAGAATCAAGGACAGGGGTACGAAAGGGGGAGGGGATACTAGAATGGAATGGCTTATGGCTTTGCATTTGCAGGAGGCAGGATACGCGACATAATAAAAACAGTTAAACAGGCGAGAAGAAAGATCACGATCAAcacacgatggtttggagcgATGATCTACGTACACACATACGCATTACAATGCACACAGTCGCAAATCCCCTTGTCTAATAGCATTCGATTCACCATCAGCGTCTAATGtataaagtttaaaaaacCTGTCACTGGACGGACGACGGTGGTGTCGGTGGAACATCTCCTAGAAAACCATTGAAATTATGAATAAGCGGCTAAGGTGGGGAAAGCATATTCCCCCCTTcactccccctccccccccccccccccgcccgaCATGAGCAAGGGTCAAATCTGGACCGACCATCccgtgcagcagcaaaaggcCAGCAAGCCAACAAATAGAGGGGACATACGAGACAGTAAAGGTGGCCGCCGCCACCACACCAAGAGCTAAGAAATGGAAGGTACGAGCAAATATTCACTAAGTGAATCACTCGGGAGTCCCCCAGCAagcgtaaaaaaaaggaatgcgCCAGTGTTTAGCAAAACCAATCTTTTGATATAACATCTGTAAAAAGTATCTATTTCATTTATACCGTGTTGTACAAGCGCAGCTCTAGGACTACCACAGCGTGTGGTGTTTCAGTGGAAAGTACGGACGGACAAccaatggaaaaaaaataggCTTGCACGAAGGTAAAACATAGAATAATAGTATCATATACTTTAAGGTAACCTGAGGCGTATCTCGTACATAACTGCAGCATATAAAACGAAAGATTCAGAGTTCAGTAAAAACCGGACGAAGCGAAGCGATTATAAGTAGCATTACAAAAGGAATTTGGTGAACGAGCATGGACGGCTGAtgacgtgtgcgtgtgcgtgtgcgtgtgtggtaaTGGCGCTGGTGCTTGGTATGATTGTGCTCTAGGTTGAATGTGCGTTCCTGTGTATATTGAAAACGGACATTAACAATCCTGCGGAAAACAAGGACATTTACAGCAAAAGTCAGCCGACTTTGCACGTCGAGTTTTCGCGCTTGcttgagtatgtgtgtgtgtgtatgagagagagagaaagagcgagagagagcaaaagagcGAGAAAGTAAGAAagtaagaaagaaagagagcgaaagagagagagagaaagtgagagaATGGCTTGGAAAAGCCTATGTATGAAAGGAACAGGATagaaaaatttaagaaaatcCGAAAAATAACATTGTCAGTATTTGTTATGTAAACAATCATAAGAAGACACGAGTGATCATTATGggcaaatttttatttttacgtgtATTTCTTAATATTATTACGATGATTATTATGACAATTGtaatataaagaaaaaaaaaggaataacaaaaaatgttagtAAATCATGATTTTACGTGAACAGACTTATATTGTGTATAGTGCagcagtgtttgtttgtgtgtctgtgtgtatgcgcgtgcgcgtgttggtggtggttagtTTAGTCGGTTCACCAAAATGACAACTTCTTTTTTCTAAACcttaaatattttatctaAATTTGATTGCGGTAGCTCAAGTTGATTGTTACGAGCTGCTGGGTGGGCTTTCGTCGAAGCTTGTGACACTAGGACAAGTGAGCCGTACTTGAGCCGCCGAAGAGCAAGCGCTGGTACGGCGTATGACGATCAGACGATCGTTTAAGGCACGAGATCACTTAACGATCGTTCCTGCTACCACTTGGATGAAGCAAATTTACAGCAAAACGGTGCTATGATGAATACTAAAGTTTGTAAGTATAACAAACGCGTTAACCTGGTTGACGGAACATTTTCGTAAATATTTTAAGCCTGAATTTGAAACCTATGGTCGATCGGAGAGAAATGTCTTTTTAACAACAATTTAGCTATCAGACGTTGATAAACGTTAAATGTATGTCTAGTTTACAGCTATTATATCCATAAGCTATACAAAAAACTTCTCTGGTGAGGCGATCCTATGGGGATCGAATCCCGGATCTCTGCTGTTCGCACGACCGACTAAAGTTCAGTGTTCAGGCCAAAGAAGCCATGGTGATGGTTGGTCAACAAATCGAAATTAAATTCACAAATAAATTGAACCTTTTCAATACGCCATTGCATTCGCTGTGCAGTCCTCTGTTTGTGTTCCACaatgaaatcgaaaaaaaattcaaatgttAATGAGCAGTTCATAAAAACTGTTCCGCCGAACAGCTGTACGTTTTGTTTGCACAGatttggaattgttttttttttaacagatcaagcaaataaattttcctataACGAATGATAACGATGAACATCTTCACACCTTAGCACACCGATACCTAATCCAACATTCTGTTGGAATTTGGCTTGATTCAGTATCTACCAAAGATTCCACTCACAAGCTAACAGTCTGAAGCTCCATTACATAGAAATAGAAATTACGGCACTGGTTTCTAACACGATGGGATCATGTATGAAAGTTTCATCGGGATGGCAGATCGTTTCGCCATCAGCAGCCAGCACTAACTTCCCAGCTAAGGTTGATTTTACGTCAAAGAAATCAGGCATCAGGCAGACCAACAACACCGCCGAAAGGGGGTGTACTTGTTCCAAGACTGAAATAGATAGACGACGTTGGACTCAATTGGACAATGAAATAACCGAAATGGAAGCACAAAATAGATATTTTGTAGGCGCCCGAATGCATGTAATTCATTGGTTCTTAACTTAGTTTATGCCAACTGTACACACGCAAAGCAAAATCGTTGTTGGTTGCCGACGTCCGAAGAgacatttttatttacattgtTGACTGTGTTGACTTAGATGTTTCGCTCCAATTGTCCATGGTGCAGCGGGAGGAACTAAGATGGTCAATTCCCTCCTGCCAGTAAAGGTACAGTTCGGCTTGCAGAGTGTCAGTTTTACCAAGCGTAGTTGATGCCGAGTCCGTTGCTGTAGGTCATGTGGGCAACAGCCGGGGCAGCAGAGTAAGCAACGCCCAGCAGTGCCGGTGCAGCCTTGATGGCCGGGGCAGCGTACGCCGGGGCAGCGTAAGCCGGGGCAGCGTAAGCCGGGTGAGCGTAAGCTGGAGCGATGGCATGCGGGTAAGCGGCGGCAACATGGCCAACGGCCAGTCCTGGGTTGCTCACGCGCACATCGGACTTGCTGACGGACGAGTACGGGGTATCGATGGTCTTCGAGTAGGTCGAGATTTGGCCAAGGTTTCCGTAGCTGCGCAGGATGTTCGACTGCTGGCTCGTGATGGCAGGTGTGTGGATTCCAGCGTAGGTCGGACCAGCCGGGTTAAGCGTGTAAGCGGCCTGGGCCACGGCAACGACGGCAAGCAGGGCGACAAACTGTACAGCAAAGATACGAAAAAACGGCAATCAAATATGTTgaagggtatcgttttgataatGGCATATCACTGGGACGATCACTCACTCGGAACATGTTGGATGTGTGGTGGGAGTGGATGgaaggaataaataaataaataaattacgaCAACGTCGATGTGAAAACTTTGACTGCAGTTCTAAAACTGATAACTGAAGAGGAGAATGCATATCGCTTTTATAGTGCCCAGCGGGGCCTGCAAAAAAGTGAATAGTGTCTGGTGAGTGTCTGTGAGTGAGTATGCTTTTTTGTACTCAGGCTTGTCCCTTACGCATATTCTAGTAAGTACGACCCACAGGTCATACACGCACTTGTAGTGAAAGGGTGCACACGAGGTGCAGTTTGGCTGTTTGGTCTTGGGCTAGGCATATGAGTCACTTTTACCGAGAGTGATGTGGGGTGTGAATAGTGGCACACAAGCAGTTTTCGCTCTATTTTAACGATTAAACATGCATTGATTAATAATTGCACACAGTATTGCGCAAACTTTAACCCATCGCTAACGTGCCTGTACGACACATTATTCAAACGACAGGAATTATCATTATGATTGTGTCTCCAACATAAACCTGAttctagcaatacggccaggccgttttttatgaataaaaacaaacatataCCTGATTCTGATCAAACTGAGCAAACAGTTCTAGCCGTTTTTACGTTAAATTTGGTGTGTGTTAAGCTCGAATAATGCAGAACAAGCACTTTATCGCTACGGATCTTTCCGTAACTTAAAAGGAAAACcgaattttaattcaaatttaaataatgtttaCACATGTTAAACAGCACACAGCAAGTTTACTTTGTGAAGATTATATATTTGAAACACAAAGATTGAAATTACTTAACGTACAAAAGCATGCCAGttgaaccatttttcgtaAGTAATTGGCGAAAtgattagtttttgttttgtttttccacaacAACATGTGCACCAGTTAGCCCACCCAAACCCAATTTTGTTCGACATTGTTATTATGGTCCAGACGCAGCAAACTGCACTGATCATGCATTATCAATCCTAACCGGTTTTTGGTGCAAGCGCTGTACcgcaactgcagcaaaatgaaaagcagcattcaagCGGCTGCAGTATGATTTGACCTTGTTCAGTTCGTCATAGACCCGGGCATCCATCCACTGTTCACCAGCATACGGTGCTTCTAACTAAGCGTGTAGAGTGTGCCGAGTCGTTAAACTGTTGCAAGGCGTGGCACTTTATGTGCAAAATCGTCTCATTTACTACTCCCTATAAACCAGCTCTCTGGCTTACTTGTTGACGTACCCTGCTTAACATGATCATGGGCTTTTCACATCAAAATATATAATGTTGAGGGAGTTTAGGCAGAATAAAGCTGGTGTgataaaaatcgaaaaatataGTTCTCTTTGCATCATCACTTCATGTATGTTGTTCAAGAGAAGAGCCTGAATGGATAAAGATCCCgataaaaaaatcttgttttttaattttaccGATGCGTTTTTTGGGTCTTGTCGCGAAATAAAATTCTATGATTGGTTATTTCGCCATTCAATTCAATCGTAGTGCCCCCTAATGTCCTAATGCTATGTCCTAATTAAATTTGCCGTGCATACAGGAGTCTGTATGAGCGTTTTCCGAATTTctttttatcatatttttcaTTATGTTGACCTATTTATTGGTTTGCTCGAATGAAACGACGGTTCGAAATCTCGTACGCGCTCAATATGCTTGAATGGCTTTTGCTAATTTTGTCAGTTCAGTCACACCCTTTCGATGAAATTCATATCGGCGTTGAAACGTTTTAAAACGCTAATCGTGCTACTTCTGTGATGAAATTACGTTACCAACGCTTGTTTGAAAACAattgaaatttgaatttcatGTTCGAAAAACATGTTCGAGCTGATGCTCGACTTCCCAACATCCGGGCACGGTTAATCGGAGGCAATCCAGCAACACGGATAAACGTGATTTGATTGTAGAAAAGGTGATGTAAATAGGATGTAAAAAAGAATCCAGAAGAAATGGTGAAGAGTGTACATAATTAATTGAAAGATAGACTGAACACGCGTCAACTTAAAGAAACAACGAATGGTTTGTTTGCTACTGCGAGAGTGTGTGGCTGAGTAAAGGCCGACCTAAGCGTGTTAGAGTGGTAACCATTTGTGGCCTACGGAGGCAGCTAGCAAAATCAGATCgcaaatcgattttttttgttgctcctccTGTTTTAATCTCGCGCAATCTTGCAACATAGCCGACGATCTTGCTCGCGTGAAACGCAGCGAACGGTGGCGATAAAAGTGGTGAACAGAAATGGCGACTGCTACGAGGCGAATGATATGTTTTATTAGCAACTCTCTCTTCTGGTTAATACTGTTGTCGCATTACCAGCAGTATGTTTGTGTAAAAGGTAAATGTCGTCTGACGTTGATGTGgtaaaaaattatgaaatttcGGGAAGCTGCAAGTACATACTGCCGGAATGCATGCAGCGCAGATTTCGATACTACatcatgtatttttttttctaccgcTTCCGATCGTTCTAGTGCCTCGAAAATACCTGCAAACCGATTTAACGGAACTGGGTAGCAGCTTCTCGGTGCCAGTGTCTGTTGCAGCTCCGGGTAAAAAAAGTGACACCACCACCGAGCCCGAGATGGGAGGAGCGGCATCGAATCGATCAGTGGTGCCGTTGGACGAGAACAAGAAAAGTTTTGCCAAGCTAAAACTTTACCAGGAACAATTAAATGccaaaaaaatgcaacaattGCCCGGCCCTTTGAACATAAACGAGGAAACCACACATTTGCTCGGAGTGAATGGCACGGGCCAGCGGAAAGAGTACGCGCTCGACGGTGACAGTGTGAACAAAACTGCTCTCAACACGGCGACAAAATTGCTGGGTACGGCCGCTGGTCTTAATGCATCTTTAGTGCAAGTGAGTGCTACATCGCTTGAGTGTTTGTAAAGCACGAGGTTTTAACTGAATCCAACCATAATGCTCGACCGTTAACCGTTTGCAGGAATCTCCCGGACGTGATCCAATCAGTGATACAATCAACATCGATACGATCGAGCGCACTGAGGCTGAATTGAACAGCACGCTGCAAGAGCATAACATAACAAAAACGTTTGAAGATAATCATCTCTACTACAAGAGCACCTGGTCCACCGATAAGGCGATGAGTGAAGAATTTTGGAAAAAGATAACCACGAACTTGACCGTCAATATGCTGCTTTCGAATTCGCATCGCCGAGCAACAGTATGTATCATTTCTCCCAACCCGACCGTATTTCATTGCAGCTCTATCTTTTGTTGACCCTGCATTGGAAGCTTTGCCGGTAACATTCCTTTTTGCACTGAAAAACGAACGCACTTTTTGCTACCACACAACAAATTGCACTGATTTACTTACAGCTGCCGTTTCTGCTTTCGAATTGTAAAAGCATCACCGGTTCAGATCGGCCTAGCTATATTTGGCTATAATTATCCAACAGCGTATTATACAGCTTTGCATCAACTACATAAAGAATAGGCACATTACTCATAAAACATTACGAAGCAAAGATGATTGTTATGCTTACATAAAGTTCAGTTCAAATGGAATAATCTCAATTTCGAGTTGAAGGGCAAACTAGCCCTTCAGAAATAGAATtgaatagatttttttatttccatacGCAACTCATGTCAAAGAAAACAACGGCTCTTCTACATCCCTATTTctatctttccctttttcttctagACCATGCTTTTGTCGTTCGAGTTTCCCTTCTATGGTTTTCCCATTCGAAACATTACAATTGCGAGCGGAGGGTTCCTATATACAGGCGATTATGTGCATTCGTGGCTAGCGTCAACACAGTACATAGCTCCTTTAATGGCAAATTTCGATACGGCATTGTCCAACAGCTCGCTCGTGAAGTATCGTGATGATGGTAATGCGAAGTCATAAAACCAAAGGCTGTTGCTACGAAACTCACTCAAGTTGCATTCTATTTTAGGTGAAACGTTCATTGTTGTTTGGGAGAATGTTATTCTGCAGGATCGGCCAAATAACGGCACATTTACGTTCAGTGTAACGCTGAACAAGTCGGGTGATATTGTGTTTGCGTACAAGAAGATTCCCATCAGCATCCAGCAGATATTTGAAACCCCGCTTACCAAAAATCACCCGGTCAAGATAGGACTTTCCGATGCGTACATCATTGATAAAACAATTATGCGTAAGTAAAGCTCGTTTAACTGTAGCGTTTGGGGTGTGTATGATGCTTGCCGATTGGATTAGATTATGCCAGTATCTGTAGTAAGTTCCTTGGGATTAGGATGAGCCAACCGGAAGGTGTAGTACGCAATCACTCCCGTGTCCATTCCCGTTGTTGTCAATTAAAACACAAATATTTAGATTCGCCCCGTAAAGTCCAATCAGTCCAAGTCTTTCCATGATCGGTGATTTGCTAACAAAAGACCGAGGGAgacggtggcagaggcgacagcggcgccggtcttcacacggccacGACCGaggggggttcaaatcccatccagaccagacCGCGCCTCCCCGTAGGCAGAGCTGAATACTTTACTTATGGGTAAAAACAAGTCACTGAAAaccagatatggcaggccgagatctttcCAGGTTGTAGTGCGTGTcaaggaggaagaagacgCTAACAGAAGAGGCTTAAGCTTTGATTCATATTTAGTCGATGTGTTTGACATTAAATGACGCTCTGATTACAGGTACGAAACAGAAAACCATCTACGAATATCATCGAGTGAACTTTGGCCAAACTGAAGTACAAAACGATACCATCATCACGTTAACAGCTCTGCCCACCTGCTTTTCGTTCAAAGATTGTGCATCGTGCATTTCTCACGAGGGAGCTGATTTCGAGGTAAATGAGAGTGTATTTCTGTTACATGAAACTATTACAATGCTGCAAACATTGTGTCGCTCTTATTCTAGTGCTTATGGTGTCCGACGATCAATCGGTGTTCCACCGGTACCGATCGCAAACGACAAGACTGGGTACATAAAGGTAAATAAATGCAAAGGCACGCGGTACATGGAGCCACCTGTGTGTGATGATCGAAAATTTTACCCCTCCCGCAGGATGTGAAACGACCATGATTTCCGAGGTACAATCCTGCCCGGCACTTGGTCAGAAAGGCAACAACTATGGAGAATCGGTGGAAGCAACTACCAAACCAAACGCAAACAGGTACAACATTACCAACAATGGTCGGGATAATCAACAGCCAACTCAAGATCGGAAGCTGGACCAAAGCACCGCTCCGAACGGTGTTGTGTTGAATGGCAGTGATGTTTACCGAGGTTCCAAGAGCGATGATTTCGTCAACAAAGCACATGTCTATCACACGTCGGACATGCCCAGTGGGTCGAGTAGTAAGCTGCTAGTGTCTATGCTGATTATCCTTGGCATCCTTCTCATGTCCGGCTGTTGGGTGTTGTACGCATATCGGAACCCGCACACAAAGAGTGGTCAGCTGTTAATTAGGGTAAGTACGATGAATGCAGAATGTTGTTCCTCTTTTTTCAAATTTACTAACCCACCGTCAAAGAACAGATGAGCTGTTAACATTGTTTACATTGCTTCTCTTTTAAACGCTTGCCTTCTCAAGATTCTCAAGTCGAAAAAGGTTTGTAGtcttatttaattttactGATGTTCTCTCCACGCTGCTAAGAGcgaccaagaaaaaaaaacaaacaaacaaacaagaaaccAAACATACTCCCAGCATTCGAACATGTTGCCATCGGTTTTAAGGACCAAATAGTTAGGAATTGGTCTTGCAATTTATATGCAATccttttacttacttacttatcaggcgctacaaccgctttgcggtcttggcctgctgcaacaatcctcgatacatcactccatctcaatttaggcctaccacgcctcctctgtccgtgtggacagcctaaaaggactttacgggctgggtcgtccggtgtcattctcatgacgtgaccagcctaccggagcctggcgagtctaattcgctgcacgatggtgttATAACTCGTCAttatagcggctcctccattgtcatacgcatacggggccaaaaatccttctgaacattttcctctcgaaagcggctaagagggcttcgtcagttttggacagagtccatgtctcagaggtgtatgtgagtactaggattataaatgttctatacagtcccagcttcgtccgtcgcgacaggtatttagagtggaaaagtttcctcaggctgtagtatgaccggttggcagccagcacccgtgcgcgtaactcaacatcaatgttgttgtcggtgctgacttttgaccccagataggtgaagttttggacgacttcgaaggtgcggtcacctatctgtacatcacccctgcgtaaatcagtgtttgttagcagggccgctggtggaaTGCAATCCACAGTTGGTGATAATCATCCACAGTTATTCTCATCGAAATCTCGGCACCTACCTACAAGGCAGGGGGCTCGGCATTGCTTTACGAATAAGTAGTTGCATACCAACAATCAAGGACGAATTGTTGCGAATGGTTAATAACCGGGTTTTCTTAACCGTGCAAAATATGGCAAAATAAGAAAGAGTTTCTACATTTCACTAGTTCCACACAGTGAGTAGTGCTTTTGCAGAACACTATTTCACCTGTACTATTTTGTAATACTGTATGTACGCACCGGGGCCCCTGATTGCACGATGTCCCATTTGATATGAGAGCAACTCCATGTTCGGTACTCTCAAATTTATCCTGACTTTATTCTGAAGAAAATTGTGTTgatgtattttgttttattcatttatttttatttttacatattTAAAGCCGCACAGTTGCATTTACCACCAAAATGagctgtttttgttgttgcctcaAAAATGTGCCAATATTTTATCTTTTGCATCTTTTATC
It contains:
- the LOC118510090 gene encoding plexin domain-containing protein 1 isoform X2, with product MATATRRMICFISNSLFWLILLSHYQQYVCVKVPRKYLQTDLTELGSSFSVPVSVAAPGKKSDTTTEPEMGGAASNRSVVPLDENKKSFAKLKLYQEQLNAKKMQQLPGPLNINEETTHLLGVNGTGQRKEYALDGDSVNKTALNTATKLLGTAAGLNASLVQESPGRDPISDTINIDTIERTEAELNSTLQEHNITKTFEDNHLYYKSTWSTDKAMSEEFWKKITTNLTVNMLLSNSHRRATTMLLSFEFPFYGFPIRNITIASGGFLYTGDYVHSWLASTQYIAPLMANFDTALSNSSLVKYRDDGETFIVVWENVILQDRPNNGTFTFSVTLNKSGDIVFAYKKIPISIQQIFETPLTKNHPVKIGLSDAYIIDKTIMRTKQKTIYEYHRVNFGQTEVQNDTIITLTALPTCFSFKDCASCISHEGADFECLWCPTINRCSTGTDRKRQDWVHKGCETTMISEVQSCPALGQKGNNYGESVEATTKPNANRYNITNNGRDNQQPTQDRKLDQSTAPNGVVLNGSDVYRGSKSDDFVNKAHVYHTSDMPSGSSSKLLVSMLIILGILLMSGCWVLYAYRNPHTKSGQLLIRYRPNKWLWRRGEARYTAASIHM
- the LOC118510089 gene encoding cuticle protein 76-like produces the protein MFRFVALLAVVAVAQAAYTLNPAGPTYAGIHTPAITSQQSNILRSYGNLGQISTYSKTIDTPYSSVSKSDVRVSNPGLAVGHVAAAYPHAIAPAYAHPAYAAPAYAAPAYAAPAIKAAPALLGVAYSAAPAVAHMTYSNGLGINYAW
- the LOC118510090 gene encoding plexin domain-containing protein 1 isoform X1 — protein: MATATRRMICFISNSLFWLILLSHYQQYVCVKVPRKYLQTDLTELGSSFSVPVSVAAPGKKSDTTTEPEMGGAASNRSVVPLDENKKSFAKLKLYQEQLNAKKMQQLPGPLNINEETTHLLGVNGTGQRKEYALDGDSVNKTALNTATKLLGTAAGLNASLVQESPGRDPISDTINIDTIERTEAELNSTLQEHNITKTFEDNHLYYKSTWSTDKAMSEEFWKKITTNLTVNMLLSNSHRRATTMLLSFEFPFYGFPIRNITIASGGFLYTGDYVHSWLASTQYIAPLMANFDTALSNSSLVKYRDDGETFIVVWENVILQDRPNNGTFTFSVTLNKSGDIVFAYKKIPISIQQIFETPLTKNHPVKIGLSDAYIIDKTIMRTKQKTIYEYHRVNFGQTEVQNDTIITLTALPTCFSFKDCASCISHEGADFECLWCPTINRCSTGTDRKRQDWVHKGCETTMISEVQSCPALGQKGNNYGESVEATTKPNANRYNITNNGRDNQQPTQDRKLDQSTAPNGVVLNGSDVYRGSKSDDFVNKAHVYHTSDMPSGSSSKLLVSMLIILGILLMSGCWVLYAYRNPHTKSGQLLIRILKSKKYRPNKWLWRRGEARYTAASIHM